The Sinomicrobium kalidii region GTATTGATGGAAATGCCCAGGTATTCTGCGATTTCAATATTGGTAAGGCCGTTCTTCTTGCTTAGCAGAAATATTTCCCTGCACTTCGGGGGAAGGTCCTGGATGATGTCGAAAACCTGTTTTATGAGTTTTTCATTTCTTTCGGAACCCTCAGACTCCACAATGGCATTGAGGTGTTCCACATAGCGTTTCTCCACGTTCAGTAAGGTGATTTTTTTTCTGTATTGATCGATGTACTCATTGTAAACGGATTTGTATAAAAAACTCTTCAGGGATGTCCGGATGGTCAGTAAGTCCCTTTTCTTCCACAACCTGATAAAAACATTCTGGACGATGTCTTCCGCCGCCAGGGGATCATTGGCAAGACTGTTTGCATATACGCATAAGCTGCGGTAATACCTGTTCATGAGGTATTCGTATGCTTTTTCATCCCCCTGTTTTAATAGAGAGATCAGCTTATCATTATCATTTAGACCTGTGTTCA contains the following coding sequences:
- a CDS encoding RNA polymerase sigma factor is translated as MNTGLNDNDKLISLLKQGDEKAYEYLMNRYYRSLCVYANSLANDPLAAEDIVQNVFIRLWKKRDLLTIRTSLKSFLYKSVYNEYIDQYRKKITLLNVEKRYVEHLNAIVESEGSERNEKLIKQVFDIIQDLPPKCREIFLLSKKNGLTNIEIAEYLGISINTVENQIGKAFKTLRKSLKNGFYTLFLLLYSLDKKGYSVNK